The window CCTTGTAAATTTTAAACTTCCCCACCACATCTTCATCTTGTCTTTGAAACCCTCCTCTtccaaccacatattctcaaatctgaaaGGGGAAGGTCCCTTCTTCAACCCTCCTCTTTTTAGGAGGACCGAGAAATGATTCGAGACATGTCTGGGGAGAATATTTTGCACAACCCCATTGCACAGATTATCCCAGTTGTCTGTCACTAAGAACCTATCCAGCCTCGACTGGACCTGGTTATTCAAGCCTCCTCTCCAAGTAAACGGTCCTCCCATTAAAGGAAAATCCCTCAATTCCAAATCCTCTAACAGTTCTGAGAATCTCCTCATTGAAGCAGTAAGCCCACCTTCCCTACTGCGTTCTTCTGGAAACCTTACAAAATTGAAATCCCCTCCCACACACCAAGGGTCACTCCATAGCCCTTTAACTGACCCAAGTTCTTCCCAGAAATCCTCTCTATCTCTACTACATACTGGCCCATACCCACCAGTGAACACCCATACTACACCATCCACACAATTTTTAAACCGACACGAAATTGAGAAAACCCCTTCTTCCCAGCCAACCAGCTCCACTAGTCTATTGTCCCAGAATACCAAAATACCCCCAACTGCACCCCTATAATTGACTGCTCTCCACTCTATGTTTCTTCCCACCCCTAGACTACGAACATGCCTCGtagtcatttctttaattttagtttcCTGTAAACAAACCACGCCTACTCTCTGGGATTTAATGACTGACTTGATAATCTTCCTTTTATCCATATTATTAGCCCTTATAACATTCCATGATAGAATTCTTATCTTCATTTACACCTTGATCCTGAAGCCCCTCCAAAAATACCCACACTAGaacctatttttgtttttttgtagcTAATAGTCCACTCCAGCTTCTTGAGTTCCCTACtggattttgaagattttaaactCGTCTTCCTAGTCACCCCTTCCTTACCCTTTTACTCAATTCTCCCCTTCATTCTCCTTAAGAAGTACAAAATTTCCTCTTCGAAGCCTTTCGTCTGCATACCCAAGCAGTGACTGAACCTCGCAAGATTTCTTGAACTCCACCCTTCATCATTTCCCCCTTCTTCCAGGTGATAGATACTCCTTTTCTCAAAAGGACTCGTAAAGTCCAACCCACTGGGACAAAAGCTAACCCATTCCCTATCTCAGCGTCAACCGAGTCCTAAGAAGATTCACTCCAGCCTCCGAAAGCCAACGTAGCTCTGTTCCACCCCACGCTTGGTACAAACTGACCCAACTCCCCTTCCACTCCATAATCAACCCCCTTCGATGCCTCTACAGCCTCGGCGTAGCcccaaagagaagaagaagaagaggattCCCGAAGCCCCAAAATAGAAGAGGAAATAGGAACAACGTAATACCTGGAAGCCTCCTTCATCAGAGCCTCGTCGGTGACCCTCCGACGACTCGGCGTCAACTCCATGGCGACTTCAACTTCAACAGCCAAGAGCTCCGCATCCATTCCTCCTACACCCTCCGCGAGAGCAGACAGACCCCTAGTCGAGGAGGGTCGCTCCAAAAATCTTGTGCATGCCTTAATAAAAGTGGGCCTCGGAGACCCACCCCAGCCCGCCTTTTCAAAGCTGATGGACAATGGGCCTTTGGCCCAAACCACTTCACCACTTAAGCCCAAGCAGCCATTCTCTTTGAAAGCCTTCCCATGTGTAAAGAATGCTActttatttcttcaattattAAGTCCATGTGTAAAGACCATATACATAAGATAAAGTTTTAGAGTACATGATACATATTATGAACACAAATCTTGgttttaatttctctttttatgTTCAACGGATATTtaaggaaatgaaagaagatTTGTGTATATTTTCGAATgggaaaagtgagttttgatttactaatttgaaaaaaaaaatatagaaaaagaattCCAACTTATACAGGTAAGTTTTATCTTcgtcaatttaaaaatattttaaaatatatgcactttttcataagttagaaatttatttcttaaaatacctatttaattgataatattaaataaaattatcaaaaaattaatttattattttagtttgacaaaagtattttataaatcaatatattaaaattttttcttatataatatgagatacaaatcattttgaaaaaaattctccAAGATCCTCTAAGTGATAAATAagatctttttaaataattatgaattaaactaattttattttatttttttatatatgaaataaaaaaggaataataaattcatgttatatttgatttatgaaaagttaaagaaaatggttttcttatatttatatgctatgaaaagtaccaaaaaatatttcaaaaaaaggGAGGAAAATTTTtccatagaattttttttttttgttttttttttctttctctatttctttttctctattttctttccttcaaatttattgggaatcaaacatacctccaaaatttactaaaaataatttatttccttcaaatctcatttatatttttcttcatttttctttgattttccatttttcctcttcatttttgttttttattcttttcttccaattattattttttgactcggtttttcacagcCTAGTACATATGGCGGGGATACAAGGGAATTTCTCATAGCAAGTACTTTAGGTTAACAAGCTGAGCTGAACTCAGCTCACAAAGTTCCAATCAAATGGGTTGTCCCATTcaccaaaagaaaaattgtttctCCCCATTCTGCATAAAGCAATCAGGAGTTCTCTGTCCTCATAATTGTCTATATGGGTTGATCCTTCACACCTGAATGAAGGAATATGTGAAGCAAGCTCCAATATCTCAGCATCACTCTCCTCAAAAAGAAAGCAGTCCCTCACGTCTAACCTCACAAGCTCTCTGCAGCACCGCAGTATCATCACTAGATTCATCTTCTCAATGGTTGCTCCTTTTAGAAACAAGTGCTTAATCTTTGGCAGATGCGTGACAATGGCGGACGCTTCATTGGCCCCGACGTAGGACTTTGGAAGCATTAGCTGAAAGAAATTCTTGCAATGAAGACTGATTTGAATGAGGATCTCTGGTACATAATGGGGGGCCCACATcagtctcaatacttcaagatttTTCCAGTTTCTGATCAGCTTGGGAATGACACTTGCATTTTTGAGAGATAGAGAACCATGGAGACCGAAAACCTTTAAAGCAGGACACCTGAAAAAACACAAAGAAAGAGAAACTctactgttttaaaaaacggAAAACTGTTTTTCTAactcaaaaacatatttgataattttttcttcataggATATAGTTTTTTGAGAACTTGTAATGTTCTGAAAATGTATCTTATTTGTTTCTTAAAggatatttaaagaaataattgtaTGAAAATAAAGCATCATGGAAAAAACTtacttttaagaaatatttagaaacagagaaaataagttgaaaacaTTCCAAATTCCTAAATCGACTTTTCTTTTagaaaacattaaagaaatgtTTCTTGAAACAACTCCCCAAAACTATTTTTggagaattgtttttgaaaatgttcccaaataggtcttattattttcctttgatagaaaattttaggTAACTTACTGATTAGCAGCATACTCCAACCCTTATTCACTGCAGCGGTAGGGCAGCATAAGAGTAGTAGCACATCTACTGCTGCGATTGACGATGAACTTTATGAATGAAGTGATAGGAATTTCCTTTTGATATTCCTTCATTATCCTGTCTGCAAATGCCTCGAAGTTTTCTGGAAAAATAAGGTGTTGCCAGCACATAGGATGGAGGGTTGCTTTATACCAAACTTGCATACCAAGGGTACATCCAACAACAGTGTCTCCATTCCCACTTTCTGAAATACATTCACCAAACAGTTGATGTTTAACTCCTCCCACTTTCTTCGATCCCCAATCTGAGAAGATGAAAAATCTAGAGTTATTTCTTCTTCATGGATTCAAATTCAATATAAGATGTatcctatatatttatatttatagattCATGGCATTATAAGAAAGTTACAGTGTTTGGGACTCCACACACTTACGAAGTTGATATGATCAGGATGGACTAAGCCTTGGACAGTTTTCCACCAAGATTCTTCGGCTAGAATTTGAAGAAAgcaaaatatggaaataaaaacaaCCTTAGCGAGTTTGGAAGTGTTTCTATTTGGAGTAGTTTTAGTCAGAAGTGTTTTctataaaagagtttttgaaacAATCACCTATCAAGTATTGTTTACGCGGAAAGCACTACAAGtgcttttcaaattttttttaaaaatgttttctaaattttttctaaaggttggtttttcttttccaaaatcgCTTTTTTAGTAAAAGTACTATTTTTTAAGGTCAATGACAAATAGAGAGAGTATTTGATAGtatttaaaactcttttatcataaaaattgcTTTTAGAGAAAACTCAGATGTTTAGTAAAATTcagaaaacatttctaaaatgttgaaaaatcacttatagtacttcttgaaaaaacatttgataaatgatgctcttaaaaatatttttgaagaacatattttaattaaaaacatttcaaatggaAACAACTTCCTAACACACCCTTAACTTCCATATGGtggtaattttagaaaacgtttctaatatttttaacacttcacattttttatctttcaaatattagaaaaattagaaacattttttggaATAACTGAAAAATACACTTTTAATGTTATAGAATTCATTCGCTTTTGCGTGTTTTCACTAAAGGAAAAATTGCATGCATAAAAGAACtaataacataaatatatataccaGTACTTTGTTGTCGTCAATTTTAGGAAAATCATTTGAGAGCTTGGATGAAGTCTCCCCATTATTTTTACCATCATCACCCACCTCCACTGCATTAGTCTCTTTTGTTAGCAAAGCAGTTGCTTCAAGTACCCGTAAGGGTGCTGGTTCTTCCTCCAAATATATTTCTACACAGTACACTCCAGATCTGCTGGGCACTTCCAACAAAAGTTCCACCCCCTCATCATTCTTTATAGGGATCGGTTTATACTCCTGTGAAGAAATAGGATATCTGCATATGATGTTCAACTCAAAATCCTGTCTGTCGATGGCGGTGGTTGCATAGATTTTGTCCAACAATCCAGCATAGGTAGTTCCATGGAACACCTTAATAGGCATGGCATTCACCTTGGCACCTTCGTAAACAACATCATTCGATTCCTTTTTCACTCTCCCGTTCCAATAGCAATTCACTGCAACACCCGTCACAGCCATGATCTATACCATTCAGAGCCACAATATTAGAGAAACTATTGTGCATATAGAATTTAGATAACAAATGGCTAGAAAAAGTAATCGAAATGACTGAGATTTTGTCTAAATTTCAGTGATTTTCAGCAAGAATTTAAAGCAATTGGTCATCAAACATACTGACCAAACTGTAAGTATTTTCAACAAATCATTCACACAGACCACAACTGCAATCCAACCCAAATATAAATGGGTTCTCAAACCCATTTCTGTGTAGAATTTTCTAACTGTTTTacatcaattttcattactccattaatataagatattatattttctgAGGTTGCTCGCTTCGAAAAATGACCGGATTGGTGGATTGATGCTTGAACCTCATCCGTGAACTAAAATTCAATATCCCAAAGAGAAAAACCGACCACTAGCCAAGTCATACATATTGAGTACAAGCAGCAAAATCTTCacaaatgaagagaaagaagaaatgtAAAACAATGGACTTACCTGAAGGTGATGAGAAACTGAAGCAACAAAAGCAGTGGGGAGAACtcagaggagagagagagagagagagagagagagagtaaagTTAATCAATTCAGTGAGaattttcttttgcaatttAAAAGCACATGTTCTTTATTCTAAGGAGCTCCTGCTGAAGCTTCCTTGTGGGATTGGCTGAagaataaagaaggaaaagcaaaaggaaaaagaaaatagaagaataaaaaaaagggaaaaacctTGTAGGCACAAATGTTTACATCCCTCTTTAAATTGTGTAATATcttatcatgatttttttttattttatgagaatTACTTTCCATATGCTAATTCTTCTtcgagaaaaaagaaaaaaggctcAATGCTCAATGCCCATAAGCTCCATCAGAGAATGCTTAATGCATGATTGATCTTTTGCATTAAGATATCAAGTAAACAAAGTGGAAGACAATTACCAATAGAAGccaaaagtcaaatataattatatgtttAGCTCAAAGCAATATTTATAAAGACATTACACAAAAGTCGAACAATATTAGCATATTTTGCAGTCTAGGTAGAGCAGCATTAACTCTTCAGAGTCACTAGTAATTTGTCTTACATTACATAAAGAGGCACACAAGCGAGTTTTTCATAGCGCTTTAGCTTATTAACAAGCCCACCTGAATCTCAACTGAAATCACAAACCGTCAAACAAATCATCATAATCGAATAAATCATAAACACAGTCATCGTGATTAATTTGATCGCAGTATAGCTCATGGTCAAGCCTGCGGTCACGCAGATAACTGGTTTCTATCTCAGGTATTATGCCCGACCCTTCACACATGAATACAGGAATATGTGAAGCAAGCTCCAATATCTCGGCATCATCATCACAAAAACCAAAGCACTTCCTGACGTCTAAATGAACTAGCTGTTTGCAGCCCTGCAATATCATCACTAGAGCTTCCTTCTCAAAAAATGAGGAATGTAGATCCAAGTACTTGAGTCTTGGCAGTAAGGCCACGATGGCCGATGCTTCATCTTTCTCAATGCCGGCATATGGAGCTGATAGCCAAATGAAGTTGTTGCAGTGAAGACCGATCTGTGGTAGGACAGATTTCATGTGAAATTCCCCTATATGAAATTTCCCTAGTCTCATCATTTCCAAGCTTTTCCACTTGCTTATTTTTGGAATAATATCTTcgatagaaaaattattaaaaaccaCATCCAAACCCTTTAATCTGGGACACCTACAAATCACAATTCACTTCATAAGTACTGCTCTGTAGAActataacttaaagtaaaatgatgatatttttcaatataataatgTAAAAGCCAAGATGCCTTACTCGTTTGCAATATACTCCAGTGCCTCCTCGGTGCAGTCTTTGGGGAGTTTGATGATTGTGGCACATCCACCGCTACGGTTAACTATGAACTTCATGAATGCAGTGACAGACAAGTTTTCTTGATATGTAGTCACTAACCTCTCTGCAAAACCCCTGTCGGGGCTATCTTCTTCCCATATATCGTCAGATTTGATGTATTCAGGAAAAATAAGATGCTCCCAGCACTGAGGTTCGCGGCTCGCTTTATACCAAGGCTTGCATACAAAGGGAACATCCAACAACAACGACTCCATTCCCAGTCTTCCAAATACATTCACCAAAATATCCATGTTTAACTCTTCCCATTTTCGTCCCTCCATCTGAGAGtacaaattaaaaatcatatttcaaatttatcatattttctaatGCTATTTCATACtggttttttatttctattccaAACGTGCCCACCcaaacattatatatatgataatgttctctttcaaaatttgtatttattttaattcatctgTAAAAGATGATGGGGTTGATGGATAGAATCTTGAACCTCAAATCGATCTAACTCAACATGGGTAATTTGATTATCAACTAAAATTAAacatctcaaaaaaaaaaattcaaagaaggaacatataaaaaaaaaaaatgcagcaaaatttgatgaatgaagagaaagaagaaatgcaAAATAATGGATTTACCTCAAGCTAATCTGTGAGAAACTGAAGCAGCAAGAAAAAAACGCAGaaaaattggatgaatattgaggagaaagaagaaactgAAGCAGCAAGAGTTGTGGGGTGATCACAGTCACCAAAGAGAGGGTAAAGCCGTAAAGGTAAATCAGTGAGACTTGTCTTCGCTGATTTGA is drawn from Vitis riparia cultivar Riparia Gloire de Montpellier isolate 1030 chromosome 18, EGFV_Vit.rip_1.0, whole genome shotgun sequence and contains these coding sequences:
- the LOC117907228 gene encoding F-box/LRR-repeat protein At3g48880-like isoform X2 — its product is MEGRKWEELNMDILVNVFGRLGMESLLLDVPFVCKPWYKASREPQCWEHLIFPEYIKSDDIWEEDSPDRGFAERLVTTYQENLSVTAFMKFIVNRSGGCATIIKLPKDCTEEALEYIANECPRLKGLDVVFNNFSIEDIIPKISKWKSLEMMRLGKFHIGEFHMKSVLPQIGLHCNNFIWLSAPYAGIEKDEASAIVALLPRLKYLDLHSSFFEKEALVMILQGCKQLVHLDVRKCFGFCDDDAEILELASHIPVFMCEGSGIIPEIETSYLRDRRLDHELYCDQINHDDCVYDLFDYDDLFDGL
- the LOC117907230 gene encoding uncharacterized protein LOC117907230 — encoded protein: MPIKVFHGTTYAGLLDKIYATTAIDRQDFELNIICRYPISSQEYKPIPIKNDEGVELLLEVPSRSGVYCVEIYLEEEPAPLRVLEATALLTKETNAVEVGDDGKNNGETSSKLSNDFPKIDDNKVLIGDRRKWEELNINCLVNVFQKVGMETLLLDVPLVCKFGIKQPSILCAGNTLFFQKTSRHLQTG
- the LOC117907228 gene encoding F-box/LRR-repeat protein At3g48880-like isoform X1, which gives rise to MGGKIISFSDYSPFSLQSATFNRSQTEISPLLLLLRFLIDQLRMEGRKWEELNMDILVNVFGRLGMESLLLDVPFVCKPWYKASREPQCWEHLIFPEYIKSDDIWEEDSPDRGFAERLVTTYQENLSVTAFMKFIVNRSGGCATIIKLPKDCTEEALEYIANECPRLKGLDVVFNNFSIEDIIPKISKWKSLEMMRLGKFHIGEFHMKSVLPQIGLHCNNFIWLSAPYAGIEKDEASAIVALLPRLKYLDLHSSFFEKEALVMILQGCKQLVHLDVRKCFGFCDDDAEILELASHIPVFMCEGSGIIPEIETSYLRDRRLDHELYCDQINHDDCVYDLFDYDDLFDGL